In Frederiksenia canicola, the sequence ACTGATTTTCCCAATGTGGTGTGGTATGCACCGTGTTCACCTTGGCTTGCACGATTTCAAAGTACACGTGCCAGCAGGTGGCTGGATTTTCTACGGATTATCAATGCTTTACAGTGTATTAGTGTTATTTGCAGTATTTAATCTGTAATTATTGTACTCATATTAAAACGGCTCTTGGGTTAACGAAGAGCCGTTTTTATTTTTAGAATATGATACCAAATGAACTTGGAACTTTGGTAGAGAGAATCCGTCTTAATCAGGCATTTCAATTCATTTTTATAAGGGACTTAAATGACATCATTAAAATTACTTTTAACACTCGGTGTTGCAATGGCGGTTTCATCAGTGACTTTTGCAGAAACCACAACCGCAAATGTTATGTTGAAAGACAATGCAACGCAAACTGTTGACGCAGACAAACAAGCGGTCACTTCCGTGAAAAATGTTGCAAAAGAATCGACAAAATCAGCAGTGACTGAAAAAATGAAAGAAGTAAAAGCAGGAGCAGGAAAAGATCAGCCTTCAACAACCAAAGAAAAAGCGCGGAAGACGGCTAAAGTAAACATCAATACGTCAGATGCGAAAACGCTACAAACCTTAAACGGCATTGGTGAAACAAAAGCTCAAGCGATTATTGATTACCGCACTAGAAATGGCAAAATCAAAGATCTCAAAGAGTTAGCGAATGTGCCAGGCATTGGTGAAGCGACGCTTGAGAAGCTCAAAGGTGCAATTAGTTTCTAATTTGTCTGATAAAAAACAGCGACTTCGGTCGCTGTTTTTGTTTAGTGTTGTAGAAAACTGGCGATGGCAATGACCAACGTAAAAATCGCCAACCAAATCAAATGCAATTTGACGCTTTTTCGGTTAGTTTCTTGGTTGTGTCGGCGGCGTTGTTCCAGTTTTTGTTTGTAAATTTCTAAATCAGCGGCCTGAAAGGAGAAACCGCAGTGGACGCAAATTTCCGCACTGTCGCTAATTTTTTTGTGGCATTCAGGGCAACGATGCAGTGCCATTGTGTTTTCCTTCTATGATTTGAATAAGTTGAGCGGCAAAATCTATCGGGTTTTCCCAATGGGCATTATGTCCAGCGTGGGCGATCAAGCGATAGGGCAGGGCGTTCTGTTCTGCCATTTGGCGAAATTTGTGATCGCGCTCGCCGATCAAAAAATGGATATTTTGCCAAGTTTGTTGGCGAAAATTGGGCTGTTTTGCCAAACTAGTGGTTTCCAATATTTCTGCGATTTTGTTGCCGTCATTCTGTTGCCGTTTTTTGATTAAAATTGACCGCTTATTATCCGTTAAATCGGCAAAAACGGGCTGTCGATACCAATCGGCTAATACTTTCTCTATCGGCTCTGTACGAAAACGTTGTGCCCACGTTCGATCATTTTGCCAACGAACTTGACGCTCTGCTTCCGTCTGTAAACCGATATTTGCCCCTTCTACGAGAGTACCGAGTAAATTGGAGTTCGGTTGATGAAAAGTATAATCCAATGCTAGTCGTCCGCCGAGAGAGTAGCCAACTAGCCAAAATGGTTCGTGGATTAGCGTGGTTAAAGCCGAATGCAGTTGTTGGCGGAAGTCTAAAAAACTCTGGCAAGAGAGCTTTTGGCTCGTGGCGTGGCAAGGGAGATCGAACGCAAGCGGTCGGATTCCTGCAATGTTTTGCAAATGAGCAAAGGTGCTTGCCCAATCGTGCTGGGAGCCGAGCAAGCCGTGTAGAAAAACCACTGGCTTACCTGACATTGCGTACCATTGATAGCCTAGCATTAGTCGATAGACGCTCGTGAAATCTGTTCCAGCAACGATTTATACAAATTACTGCCTTCTTGGTCGTTCACTTTGATTTCTACTAAAGTGACGCCTTTGCGAACGTAGGCTTGTTTCAGCTTTGTGCCGAGATCTGCCCAAGTATATGGTCGCATATATTCCAAGCCGAACATGGTGGCGACTTGCGAAAATTCGAGATTGTGTGACAAACGGTAGAATTTCTCCTTCGCTTGTTTATCCACTGGCAGCATATCGAAAATCGCTCCACCATTGTTGTTGATGATAAACAGGATAGTCGGTTGGTTGATCTGCTTTAACAATGCCAGGGAGTTGAGATCGTGTAAGGCAGAAATGTCTCCGATCACCCCTACCGTTGGTGCACCGGAACCCTTCGCCACGCCTGCCATCGTGGCAATTAAGCCGTCAATGCCGCTTGCCCCACGGTTGGTATAAATAGGATAGCCTTCCGGCAATTTGCATAGAGCATCAACCAAGCGAACAAACAAGCTGTTGCCTAAAAACAGATTGCCGTTGGCGGGAAGCACCCGCTCAATATGATGTGCTAAGCCCGCTTCATTTAAATTACCGCCAATTTGCTGCTCGATAAATCCCGCACAGAATTGTGACAAGGCAAGTGGTTCAAGTAACCACGGTTTTTGCCGAAGGGGCGGGTGCACGCGTGTGAAGTGGTGAGCTTTGGCGATAAAACGTGTTTGTGGGTGAGCGAATGGATTGAGATAATCTTTCGATTGCTCCACCAGCCAATATTCTCCTTGGAAAGCGGATAGGAACTGGTTTACTCGTTTGCTGACGATTTGCGAACCGAATTGGATCACAATATCTGCTTGCAATAAACGCTGCTCAACGGTTTTGTTCGACAGCCACACGTCCGCAAAAGGCAGGCTGGCTTCAATGCCCGATTGGACATCGCTAATCAAGCACCAACCAAGCGTTTCTGCCCACAGTTTCAAGCCCATTCCTTGCTCAAGCGGCAGTTTCCCAACAATGGCCACCCCCCGTTTGGTTCGCCAGTAGTCCCAATTTTCGTGCATTAACACATCTTTTTGAGTGGCTTGTTGGTCGATCCACTTCGTTTTCGGTTGATTTAGCCAGCGTTGGATCGGTGTGAGCCAAGGATCTTGCCCAATCGCGGTTTCATCGGCATCGTATAACGGTTCAGCAAAGGGTAAATTGAAATGCAATACACCGCCTTGCTCTGCCTGCTTGGTGCAGGCGTGTTCTACAGTCGCAATGAGCCAATTTGGGCTGAAATTTGCATTCGGTTTCGGTAGGTTGAGATTAACAAGCGGGTAGTTTCCAAACAAATTTTGCTGATCGATAGCTTGGTTTGCCCCACAGCCAATCAATTCAGGCGGACGATCCGCAGAAAGTATAATGAGTTTCTCGTGATTAATACTCGCCTCGATGACAGCGGGTAATAGATTAGCAACGGCGGTACCGGATGTGACAATAATTGCGACAGGATCCTTTGTTGTTTTAGCAATACCTAATGCAAAGAAACCCAATCCACGTTCGTCGAAATGACTATGACATTCAGCAATACCTTGTTGTTGGATCAGTAATGCCTCTAAAGTTAAAGGCGTGGAGCGAGAACCTGGTGCAATACAAAAATGTTTCACGCCATAATGAGTAAGGGCATTGATGATCACTCTTGCCCAACAACGATTAAAGGTGCTGATATTCATATATTTCTCTTAATTAAAATTACAAGCGGTCGGATTGTAACAAAAATTTGCAAAAATAGAGAGTCTATTTCCGTCTCAGAAAAAATAGAGCAAGTGGATATTCCCCCTTGCTCTATGCTATGTGTATGATTAATGCACTTTCTGCGCACCGACAAAATGCTTCACTTTCGGTTTATCGCCTTGGTGGAAAGCATTGACTTCTGCTTGTAAATCAGCATCTGCTTGAGAAACTCGGTGGTGCTGGCGTAAATGCTCAGCCCAACTTTCCACAAAGAACCATTCGATAAAATGATTTGGTTTTTCCACATCTTCCAATACACCCCACGCATAAGCACCGTCTTTACGGCGTTGTTCGGCAAGTTGGTGTAACTTACTTAAGAAAGCTGATTGGTTTTCTGAGTTGATTTGGTATTCCACCTGAATCATGACTGGTGAGCGGTCAAGTGCCACATCGGAATGGGTATGCGGTTGTTCCCAATGGTTCGACGGATTGAGATCATCTTCGCCCTGTGGCAATTTTTTGCGGTATGCCAACGCATTAGCAATGACTAAGGCAACACCCGCTACCACTAAGGTGCTTGGTAAGCCGATGTATTGTGCCACCGCTCCCCAGCTTAAACTACCCAACGTCATTGCACCATTGAAGACGGTTAAATAAATCGCTAAAGAGCGACCACGCACCCAGTTAGGTAAAATGGATTGTGCAACACTGTTTAAAGTAGTGAGGGCAGTAATCCAAGCGAAACCAAGTAAGCAAAGAGCAGGAATTGCTGTCCATTTTGATGGTGAGAGTGCTAAAAAGCCCATCACAATGGCACTGAGAATAGCTGCACTGAGTAAAAGTTGGTCGGAATTTAGGCGTCTTCTTAAACGTGGCAATAACACAGCCCCGATAATCGCTCCCACACCAACAACCGCTAATAAAATACCGTAGAACCCTGCAGTGCCTTCTAATAATTGGCGAGCGACTAAAGGCAATAACGCCCATACGGCACTAGCAAATAGGAAAAAGAAAATCGCTCTAAATAAGATGATATGTAAGGCTTTACTTGAGCGTGCGTAACGTAAGCCTGCACGAAATGCCCCTGTGAAATCCTCTGCCAGTTCGTCCGTTTCTTTTTTCGCCCGTTTCCACCAGATCAAGGCAGCAATCACGAAAGCGTAGCTGATCACATCAATACCATAGGCAAACGAAGCACCAAGTTGGGCTAAGACGACACCGCCAATGGCAGGTCCGATGGCACGAGAAATGTTGATGCCTAATGAATTGAGTGCAACGGCATTTTTTAAATCAGCGCGAGAAACCAATTCAGGCACAATGGCTTGCCAAGTAGGTGCCATTAAGGCTGCACCAACGCCACCGATAAAGGTGAATAACACTAAGGTAGTGACAGATTGCAAACCTGTAGCAGAAAGGAACATTAAGCTTGCGCTACTAAATGCGAGGATAAATTGAATGCCGATAAGGAATTTGCGTCTATCTAAAATATCCGCCATCACGCCCGCAGGAATGGCGAGTAGGAAAATCGGCAAGGTGGTCGCTGCTTGAATAAGGGAAACTGCAGCAGGTGATGCAGAAAGATCGGTAATTAACCAGCCACTTGCTACATCTCGAATAAAGCTCCCCACGTTACCCAAGACGGTGGCAATCCATAACACTAAGAAGAGCTTTTGTTTTAGCGGTGCAAAACCGCTTTGTTCTGATACGCTCATTTTATCTCCAAAACAAGCGGTCGGAATTGGGGGAGAATTTGCACGTTGTATTTAAAATTCCCCCAAAACCGACCGCACTTAACTTATACCATCCAGCAAGAACAGCCTAATGCACCGAAGAAACTTTTTAGGTCTGAACTTGGAATAGATGATCCCCAAGCTTTTGCGTGATCATGTCCATGTAATCCGCAAGAGCTTGCACAACCACAGCTAGCAATGGCTTGTTGGCGAATTGGTGAAAGTGAGTTTTTGCCTGCACCTTCAGGATCGCCCCAAGCGGCAAAGCCTTTAAATTTGCGAGTTGGTGACCAATCTGGCATCGCTGGCGGAAGTGGATTTTCATCTAAGGAAGCAAAGTCTCCATCACCAAACACAATACGTCCACCCACAACGGTTAAATGTGAGGTTAAGAAAGAAATCTCATCTTCTGGAACAGTAAAGTAATCTTTACTTGGCACGATGAAATCCGCAAATTGCCCTACTTCAATACGTCCACGTTTGCCTTCTTCATTAGAGAACCAAGCCACATTTTCCGTCCACATACGCAGAGCGGTTTCACGATCAAGTAAATTGCGTTGTGGATATAAATGCGTACCGCCAACGGTGTTACCTGTAGTGAGCCAAGAGAGCGATACCCAAGGATTATAGGAAGCAACACGGGTTGCATCTGTTCCTGCCGATGTTTTCACGCCGCTTTCCAAAATACGTTTAACAGGTGGTGTCGCTTCTGCGGCAACCGCACCATAACGCTCGACAAAATATTCCCCTTGATATGCCATACGATGTTGTACAGCAACGCCACCGCCTAATTCGGCAATACGGTCAATGGATTTTTCGGAAATGGTTTCTGCATGGTCAAAGAACCAGTTAATGCCTTTTAGTGGAATATCCTTATTTACTTTCTCAAACACATCTAAGGCACGAGAAATCGTTTCATCGTAAGTGGCGTGTAAACGCCAAGGCCATTTGTTTTCGGCAAGAATACGCACCACTTCTTCCAAATCACCTTCCATTTCAGGCGGCATATCTGGACGTGGTTGGCGGAAGTCTTCAAAGTCTGCCGCTGAGAACACCAACATTTCCCCCGCACCATTGTGACGGAAATAGTCTGTACCTTGCTTATATTTCACCGAAGATGTCCAACGTAAGAAGTCTTCTTTCTCTTCTTTTGGCTTTTGCGTAAATAAGTTATAGGCAATACGCACAGTGAGCTGATTTTCGTCCGATAATTTTTGAATGACTTCATAATTATCAGGATAATTTTGGAAACCACCGCCTGCATCAATCACGCCCGTTACGCCTAAGCGGTTCAGTTCACGCATAAAATGGCGAGTAGAGTTGAGCTGATACTCAAAGGGTAATTTTGGTCCTTTAGCAAGGGTTGAATATAAAATCATCGCATTCGGTTTAGCCAATAATAAGCCCGTTGGATTGCCCTTGCTATCACGCAGAATTTCACCGCCCACAGGATTTGGCGTATCTTTGGTATAACCCACCGCTCTTAATGCTGCACCATTTAATAGTGCACGATCATAAAGGTGCAAAATAAAGACTGGCGTATCTGGTGCAATAGCGTTGATTTCTTGAATAGTTGGCAGGCGTTTTTCTACGAATTGATGTTCCGTAAAACCACCGACCACACGCACCCATTGCGGAGCAGGCGTAATATCCACTTGTGCTTTGAGCATTGCCATTGCATCAGCAAGGCTACGAACGCCGTCCCAACGTAATTCTAAGTTGTAATTCAAACCGCCACGAATAATGTGGGTATGGTTATCAAATAAGCCTGGCAGAACACCCTTGCCTTTCAGGTCGATACAACGTGTTTTTTCAGTGGCAAGTGGCATCACTTCCGCATCGCTACCCACTGCTAAAAATTTGCCGTCTTTGATCGCAACCGCTTGAGCAACAGGTTGTGCACGATTAAGCGTAGTGATTTTTCCGTTATAGAAAATGAGATCAGGAATTTGTACTGTCATTCTTTTCTCCTTTTATGTGTAATGAATGTTTACCCGGTAATTGACCCAGAACATGCTCCGTTGTTTGAGTGGCGTGGCAGGCATTCACAAAATCATTGCCTTTAAAAAGCTGTTTTGCGACGGGGATCATTTGCTCGCCGAGTAAAATTCCGAGCAGCCCGACTAATGCCACGATAGGTGGTGCAGGAGAGCGAACATCTAAAGCATAATAGATGACGCCAACTAAGACACCCACACCAAATGTGAGAAGATAAAGTTTCATTCGATCACCTATAAAACAAGCGGTGTGATTTTGACAAATTTTTGCAAAATCACACCGCACTTTATTAAGCGTTAAATTTTAAGCGATATTATTTCGCAGGGTTTGGACCGATACGCTCACCATGTTCAACACGCTCAGGTGCTTTGTGAACCATTGTATAAGCATAGTCAACACCCATACCGTAAGCACCTGAATGCTCTTTCACGATATCAAGCACTGCATCATAGGTATCTTTCTTAGCCCAGTCACGTTGCCACTCAAGTAACACTTGTTGCCAAGTTACAGGAATAATGCCTGCTTGAGTCATGCGATCCATCGCATATTTGTGTGCTTCTACTGAAGTACCACCTGATGCATCTGCAACCATATAGATTTCATAGTCGCCTTCTAAAGCTGCACATAAAGCGAAACTTAAGTTACACACTTCTGTCCATAAACCCGCAACGATTACTTTTTTACGGCCATTTGCGGCTAACGCATCACGCACGTTTTGATCATCCCAAGAGTTCATTGAAGTACGCTCAAGGATTTTGTGATCAGGGAATACCGCTAATAATTCTGGGTAAGTGTGACCAGAGAAGCCATCAGTTTCAACGG encodes:
- the menH gene encoding 2-succinyl-6-hydroxy-2,4-cyclohexadiene-1-carboxylate synthase, encoding MLGYQWYAMSGKPVVFLHGLLGSQHDWASTFAHLQNIAGIRPLAFDLPCHATSQKLSCQSFLDFRQQLHSALTTLIHEPFWLVGYSLGGRLALDYTFHQPNSNLLGTLVEGANIGLQTEAERQVRWQNDRTWAQRFRTEPIEKVLADWYRQPVFADLTDNKRSILIKKRQQNDGNKIAEILETTSLAKQPNFRQQTWQNIHFLIGERDHKFRQMAEQNALPYRLIAHAGHNAHWENPIDFAAQLIQIIEGKHNGTASLP
- a CDS encoding ComEA family DNA-binding protein, whose translation is MTSLKLLLTLGVAMAVSSVTFAETTTANVMLKDNATQTVDADKQAVTSVKNVAKESTKSAVTEKMKEVKAGAGKDQPSTTKEKARKTAKVNINTSDAKTLQTLNGIGETKAQAIIDYRTRNGKIKDLKELANVPGIGEATLEKLKGAISF
- a CDS encoding zinc ribbon domain-containing protein, translating into MALHRCPECHKKISDSAEICVHCGFSFQAADLEIYKQKLEQRRRHNQETNRKSVKLHLIWLAIFTLVIAIASFLQH
- a CDS encoding MFS transporter, whose amino-acid sequence is MSVSEQSGFAPLKQKLFLVLWIATVLGNVGSFIRDVASGWLITDLSASPAAVSLIQAATTLPIFLLAIPAGVMADILDRRKFLIGIQFILAFSSASLMFLSATGLQSVTTLVLFTFIGGVGAALMAPTWQAIVPELVSRADLKNAVALNSLGINISRAIGPAIGGVVLAQLGASFAYGIDVISYAFVIAALIWWKRAKKETDELAEDFTGAFRAGLRYARSSKALHIILFRAIFFFLFASAVWALLPLVARQLLEGTAGFYGILLAVVGVGAIIGAVLLPRLRRRLNSDQLLLSAAILSAIVMGFLALSPSKWTAIPALCLLGFAWITALTTLNSVAQSILPNWVRGRSLAIYLTVFNGAMTLGSLSWGAVAQYIGLPSTLVVAGVALVIANALAYRKKLPQGEDDLNPSNHWEQPHTHSDVALDRSPVMIQVEYQINSENQSAFLSKLHQLAEQRRKDGAYAWGVLEDVEKPNHFIEWFFVESWAEHLRQHHRVSQADADLQAEVNAFHQGDKPKVKHFVGAQKVH
- a CDS encoding amidohydrolase, giving the protein MTVQIPDLIFYNGKITTLNRAQPVAQAVAIKDGKFLAVGSDAEVMPLATEKTRCIDLKGKGVLPGLFDNHTHIIRGGLNYNLELRWDGVRSLADAMAMLKAQVDITPAPQWVRVVGGFTEHQFVEKRLPTIQEINAIAPDTPVFILHLYDRALLNGAALRAVGYTKDTPNPVGGEILRDSKGNPTGLLLAKPNAMILYSTLAKGPKLPFEYQLNSTRHFMRELNRLGVTGVIDAGGGFQNYPDNYEVIQKLSDENQLTVRIAYNLFTQKPKEEKEDFLRWTSSVKYKQGTDYFRHNGAGEMLVFSAADFEDFRQPRPDMPPEMEGDLEEVVRILAENKWPWRLHATYDETISRALDVFEKVNKDIPLKGINWFFDHAETISEKSIDRIAELGGGVAVQHRMAYQGEYFVERYGAVAAEATPPVKRILESGVKTSAGTDATRVASYNPWVSLSWLTTGNTVGGTHLYPQRNLLDRETALRMWTENVAWFSNEEGKRGRIEVGQFADFIVPSKDYFTVPEDEISFLTSHLTVVGGRIVFGDGDFASLDENPLPPAMPDWSPTRKFKGFAAWGDPEGAGKNSLSPIRQQAIASCGCASSCGLHGHDHAKAWGSSIPSSDLKSFFGALGCSCWMV
- the menD gene encoding 2-succinyl-5-enolpyruvyl-6-hydroxy-3-cyclohexene-1-carboxylic-acid synthase, which translates into the protein MNISTFNRCWARVIINALTHYGVKHFCIAPGSRSTPLTLEALLIQQQGIAECHSHFDERGLGFFALGIAKTTKDPVAIIVTSGTAVANLLPAVIEASINHEKLIILSADRPPELIGCGANQAIDQQNLFGNYPLVNLNLPKPNANFSPNWLIATVEHACTKQAEQGGVLHFNLPFAEPLYDADETAIGQDPWLTPIQRWLNQPKTKWIDQQATQKDVLMHENWDYWRTKRGVAIVGKLPLEQGMGLKLWAETLGWCLISDVQSGIEASLPFADVWLSNKTVEQRLLQADIVIQFGSQIVSKRVNQFLSAFQGEYWLVEQSKDYLNPFAHPQTRFIAKAHHFTRVHPPLRQKPWLLEPLALSQFCAGFIEQQIGGNLNEAGLAHHIERVLPANGNLFLGNSLFVRLVDALCKLPEGYPIYTNRGASGIDGLIATMAGVAKGSGAPTVGVIGDISALHDLNSLALLKQINQPTILFIINNNGGAIFDMLPVDKQAKEKFYRLSHNLEFSQVATMFGLEYMRPYTWADLGTKLKQAYVRKGVTLVEIKVNDQEGSNLYKSLLEQISRASID
- a CDS encoding hydrolase, whose protein sequence is MSNRKFLEVLTPENSQLIFIDHQPQMAFGVQSIDRQTLKNNVVALAKSAKVFNIPTTITTVETDGFSGHTYPELLAVFPDHKILERTSMNSWDDQNVRDALAANGRKKVIVAGLWTEVCNLSFALCAALEGDYEIYMVADASGGTSVEAHKYAMDRMTQAGIIPVTWQQVLLEWQRDWAKKDTYDAVLDIVKEHSGAYGMGVDYAYTMVHKAPERVEHGERIGPNPAK
- a CDS encoding DUF1427 family protein is translated as MKLYLLTFGVGVLVGVIYYALDVRSPAPPIVALVGLLGILLGEQMIPVAKQLFKGNDFVNACHATQTTEHVLGQLPGKHSLHIKGEKNDSTNS